The following coding sequences lie in one Halorarum halophilum genomic window:
- a CDS encoding enolase C-terminal domain-like protein, protein MAPTITEIESTEFSYELEDRGSYPGGFGMAYHPGDTATRHLFGVRVHTDEGVTGEYVGGNSPGMAELNMIADYLVGRNALARERHWSEMKRALRKYDRMGIGPIDIALWDLAGKYRDASIHELLGTYRERIPAYASTYGGDRNGGLDSPEAYADFAEECLDMGYQGFKIHVWGGEWRDTDEVVDVVHAVGERVGDEMDLMLDPACQLETYADALRVGRACDEEDFFWYEDPYRDGGISQHAHRKLRQQLTTPILQTEHVRGLEPFTDFAATESTDYLRADPEYDGGITGAMKRARVAEGFGLDVELHAPGPAQRQCIAAIRNTNYYEMALVHPEVPNTTPPVYADDYDDQLESIDDDGCISIPDGPGLGVEYDWDYIEDNKTGRRTYD, encoded by the coding sequence ATGGCGCCGACTATCACCGAGATCGAATCGACGGAGTTCAGCTACGAACTAGAGGACCGCGGGTCGTACCCCGGCGGCTTCGGGATGGCCTACCACCCGGGCGATACGGCCACCCGCCACCTCTTCGGCGTGCGCGTCCACACCGACGAGGGCGTGACGGGCGAGTACGTCGGCGGCAACTCCCCCGGCATGGCGGAGTTGAACATGATCGCCGACTACCTGGTCGGCAGGAACGCCCTGGCACGCGAGCGGCACTGGAGCGAGATGAAGCGCGCGCTCCGCAAGTACGACCGGATGGGCATCGGCCCCATCGACATCGCCCTCTGGGACCTCGCCGGGAAGTACCGCGACGCGTCCATCCACGAGCTGCTCGGTACGTACCGCGAGCGCATCCCTGCCTACGCTTCGACGTACGGCGGCGACCGAAACGGCGGCCTCGACTCGCCGGAGGCGTACGCCGACTTCGCCGAGGAGTGTCTCGACATGGGGTATCAGGGCTTCAAGATTCACGTCTGGGGCGGCGAGTGGCGGGACACTGACGAGGTCGTCGACGTGGTCCACGCGGTGGGCGAACGGGTCGGCGACGAGATGGACCTCATGCTCGACCCGGCCTGTCAGCTGGAGACGTACGCGGACGCGCTGCGGGTGGGGAGAGCCTGTGACGAGGAGGACTTCTTCTGGTACGAGGATCCGTATCGGGACGGGGGCATCTCCCAGCACGCCCATCGCAAACTCCGCCAGCAACTGACGACGCCGATCCTGCAGACCGAACACGTCCGCGGGCTCGAGCCGTTCACCGACTTCGCCGCCACCGAGTCGACGGACTACCTCCGCGCGGACCCGGAGTACGACGGGGGGATCACGGGCGCGATGAAGCGTGCCCGGGTCGCCGAGGGATTCGGCCTCGACGTGGAACTGCACGCGCCCGGTCCGGCCCAGCGGCAGTGCATCGCCGCCATCCGCAACACCAACTACTACGAGATGGCGCTCGTCCACCCGGAGGTTCCGAATACGACGCCGCCGGTGTACGCCGACGACTACGACGACCAGCTCGAATCCATCGACGACGATGGGTGCATCTCGATTCCGGACGGTCCGGGCCTCGGCGTCGAGTACGACTGGGACTACATCGAGGACAACAAGACAGGCCGGCGGACCTACGACTAA
- a CDS encoding EamA family transporter gives MDGVLPQVYLLSIVAALFLGLGPVVSKRGLASGGTWVSNAVVVLTTRTTLLWIALLAVGDGPLFAGLTPVVAGLFLFGGVLASGVGRLLFFVGVDQVGSSVCNAISNTRPLFAVVLAVVLLGEALSLPMAVGVVVIVGGLVAISTSRGGDIGGWERVDLLVPVTAAVLFAVGNVVRRQGFTVAPVDILPAVTIGETGALAVVLGYAAATGRLRDPLPSRARNYFLVNGVIVSVGLLAVFAALRVGPVVVVDPVTATAPLFTALFAVILLRDVERVTPGLLAGVVLVVGGVVLLTTP, from the coding sequence ATGGACGGCGTCCTCCCGCAGGTCTACCTCCTCTCGATTGTCGCCGCGCTGTTCCTCGGTCTCGGCCCGGTCGTCTCGAAGCGGGGCCTCGCAAGCGGCGGGACGTGGGTCTCGAACGCGGTGGTCGTGTTGACGACGCGAACGACGCTGCTCTGGATCGCGTTGCTCGCCGTCGGCGACGGCCCCCTGTTCGCCGGTCTCACGCCGGTCGTGGCCGGACTGTTCCTCTTCGGTGGCGTCCTCGCGTCCGGGGTCGGCCGCCTCCTCTTCTTCGTCGGCGTCGACCAGGTCGGGTCCAGCGTCTGTAACGCCATCTCGAACACCCGGCCGCTGTTCGCGGTCGTTCTGGCCGTCGTCCTGCTCGGGGAGGCGCTCTCGCTCCCGATGGCCGTCGGCGTCGTCGTCATCGTCGGCGGCCTCGTCGCCATCTCGACGTCGCGGGGCGGTGACATCGGCGGCTGGGAGCGGGTCGACCTCCTCGTGCCGGTAACCGCGGCGGTGCTCTTCGCGGTCGGCAACGTCGTCCGTCGGCAGGGATTCACCGTCGCGCCAGTGGATATCCTGCCGGCGGTGACGATCGGGGAGACCGGCGCGCTGGCCGTCGTCCTCGGCTACGCGGCGGCGACGGGGCGACTCCGCGATCCCCTTCCGTCGCGAGCGCGGAACTACTTCCTCGTTAACGGGGTCATCGTGAGCGTCGGCTTGCTCGCCGTGTTCGCCGCGCTCCGGGTCGGCCCCGTCGTCGTCGTCGACCCCGTGACCGCGACCGCGCCGCTCTTCACGGCCCTGTTCGCCGTCATCCTCCTGCGGGACGTCGAACGCGTCACGCCGGGGCTCCTGGCCGGCGTCGTCCTCGTCGTCGGCGGCGTCGTCCTCCTGACGACCCCGTGA
- a CDS encoding Ldh family oxidoreductase, with translation MKRIDAAELEEFVGALVAALGADKDVADEVSESLVEADLTGHGSHGSIRMGTTYLEMVGSGDIDPRATPEVTRLSPTAAQVDGNLQYGQVVGRRAVETGVDLATENGMATVGVRNATHLGRIGEWAERTTDEGLCFTALVNTGGAAPLVTPPGTAERLFSTNPIAFGVPPFGALDHPVVLDMATSQVAHGKVTKRSVENRPIPEDWVIDAEGNAVTDSTDYEEGIGAMLPLGGETAGYKGFGLSMMAELFAGVVGDGKVTGQPTEHSVNNGAMFCFVDPDVYSTPADNRARVEALAEMLRNADYPDAVSMGPTAKGDRATLPGAAEHETRRKRRAEGIPFYQETLDLLADTAREAGVESAIPHSFAD, from the coding sequence ATGAAGCGGATCGACGCGGCTGAGCTCGAGGAGTTCGTGGGGGCGCTCGTCGCCGCCCTCGGTGCCGACAAGGACGTCGCCGACGAGGTGTCGGAGTCGCTGGTCGAGGCGGACCTCACCGGCCACGGCTCGCATGGCTCCATCCGGATGGGGACGACGTACCTGGAGATGGTCGGGTCTGGCGACATCGACCCGCGGGCGACGCCGGAGGTGACGCGTCTCTCCCCCACGGCCGCCCAGGTCGACGGGAACCTCCAGTACGGGCAGGTGGTGGGACGGCGCGCCGTCGAGACCGGCGTCGACCTCGCCACCGAGAACGGCATGGCCACCGTCGGCGTCCGCAACGCGACCCACCTCGGGCGGATCGGCGAGTGGGCCGAGCGGACGACCGACGAGGGGCTCTGTTTCACTGCGCTCGTCAACACCGGCGGCGCCGCGCCGCTCGTGACGCCGCCCGGCACCGCGGAACGCCTCTTCTCGACGAACCCTATCGCCTTCGGGGTCCCCCCGTTCGGCGCGCTCGACCACCCCGTCGTCCTCGACATGGCGACGAGCCAGGTGGCCCACGGGAAGGTGACGAAACGATCCGTCGAGAACCGCCCGATTCCCGAGGACTGGGTCATCGACGCCGAGGGGAACGCGGTGACGGATTCGACCGACTACGAGGAGGGCATCGGGGCAATGCTCCCACTCGGCGGCGAGACCGCCGGCTACAAGGGGTTCGGCCTGTCGATGATGGCGGAACTGTTCGCCGGCGTCGTCGGCGACGGCAAGGTGACCGGCCAGCCGACCGAGCACAGCGTCAACAACGGGGCGATGTTCTGCTTCGTCGACCCCGACGTCTACTCCACGCCGGCGGACAACCGCGCGCGCGTCGAGGCGCTGGCCGAGATGCTTCGGAACGCCGACTACCCCGACGCGGTGTCGATGGGGCCGACGGCGAAGGGCGACCGGGCCACGCTCCCCGGCGCGGCGGAACACGAGACGCGTCGGAAGCGACGCGCCGAGGGCATCCCCTTCTACCAGGAGACGCTCGACCTCCTCGCGGACACCGCCCGTGAGGCCGGTGTCGAGTCGGCGATCCCCCACTCGTTCGCCGACTAA
- a CDS encoding UxaA family hydrolase produces MKGDVLDDDALVMTVEDVVATAIDDLDAGHELDLGDRTLVLSEAVAFGHKFALVDVPEGEEIVKYGEVIGRASEPIAAGDWVHVHNCESTRGRGDLEVGSDGGEPA; encoded by the coding sequence GTGAAGGGCGACGTGCTCGACGACGACGCGCTGGTCATGACGGTTGAAGACGTCGTCGCCACCGCCATCGACGACCTCGATGCGGGTCACGAACTCGACCTCGGAGACCGGACGCTCGTTCTCTCTGAGGCCGTCGCGTTCGGCCACAAGTTCGCGCTCGTCGACGTCCCGGAGGGCGAGGAGATCGTCAAGTACGGCGAGGTCATCGGCCGCGCGAGCGAACCCATCGCCGCGGGCGACTGGGTCCACGTCCACAACTGCGAGAGCACCCGTGGACGGGGCGACCTGGAGGTCGGTTCCGACGGGGGTGAACCGGCGTGA
- a CDS encoding NAD(P)-dependent oxidoreductase — translation MASPTWDEPFTLDGETVYEASDLHEAVADARFVALPCPPNEATHQLFDAAAFEAMREEAYLLNVARGAMVDEAALIVAVGDAVDDPGDGRDFERASPTGVRRVPRPVALISR, via the coding sequence CTGGCGTCACCGACGTGGGACGAACCGTTCACCCTTGACGGCGAGACAGTCTACGAGGCGTCGGACCTCCACGAGGCCGTCGCCGATGCGCGGTTCGTCGCGCTCCCCTGCCCGCCGAACGAGGCGACCCACCAACTGTTCGACGCCGCGGCGTTCGAGGCGATGCGCGAGGAGGCCTACCTCCTCAACGTCGCCCGGGGCGCGATGGTCGACGAGGCGGCGCTGATCGTCGCCGTCGGCGACGCCGTCGACGATCCGGGCGACGGCCGCGATTTCGAGCGTGCGTCCCCGACTGGCGTCCGTAGAGTTCCCCGACCGGTTGCCTTAATAAGCCGCTGA
- a CDS encoding MFS transporter — MRTPSSDGRWLLVVELFALSALANAYLIAPASVLPVVMSELAIGAAAASWIVSVVFGIQILATVPVGFGLDRYDTRRFAAAATLAIVAAGVWGVASAATGAYYSLVASRVLGGLGSLVFWNAGVSVLGRSFDDRRRATAIGVFTAGAPTGFALAQFLGPRIAESFEWTLTLGVFGVCTIVPFAAFWASSRGLDVAVGSTTRPPKLADVSLLFENRVFWAVFVMGMATFSLYSFLNSWLPTYLTEHLGATLATSGLAVSLFPAMGVFARSGGGFLSDRVFGSRRRPVTMLSFLVPVPVVVAMTHTSTVAVVFVLVVLSGFFIQLAVGLLFTYVRELVRPSVATTAVAALTGASSLGSFIAPIAAGVLIERTGSYLPAFLLAALVGFVGLATAYVTPEPTAVGTPAAD; from the coding sequence ATGCGGACCCCCTCGTCCGACGGACGCTGGCTCCTCGTGGTCGAACTGTTCGCCCTCTCGGCGCTGGCGAACGCCTACCTCATCGCCCCCGCGAGCGTCCTGCCGGTCGTGATGTCGGAACTCGCTATCGGCGCGGCCGCGGCCAGTTGGATCGTCAGCGTCGTCTTCGGCATCCAGATACTCGCTACGGTGCCCGTCGGCTTCGGTCTCGACCGCTACGACACGCGTCGGTTCGCCGCGGCGGCGACGCTCGCCATCGTCGCCGCCGGCGTCTGGGGCGTCGCCAGCGCGGCCACCGGCGCGTACTACTCGCTCGTCGCCTCCCGCGTCCTCGGGGGACTGGGGAGCCTCGTGTTCTGGAACGCCGGCGTGTCGGTGCTCGGGCGCTCCTTCGACGACCGCCGTCGGGCGACGGCCATCGGCGTTTTCACGGCGGGCGCGCCCACGGGGTTCGCGCTGGCGCAGTTCCTCGGCCCCCGAATCGCCGAGAGCTTCGAGTGGACGCTCACGCTCGGCGTCTTCGGCGTCTGTACGATCGTCCCCTTCGCCGCGTTCTGGGCGTCCTCGCGCGGACTCGACGTCGCCGTCGGGTCGACCACTCGGCCGCCGAAGCTGGCCGACGTGAGCCTGCTGTTCGAAAACCGCGTCTTCTGGGCCGTCTTCGTGATGGGGATGGCGACGTTCTCGCTGTACTCCTTTCTCAACAGTTGGCTGCCGACCTACCTCACCGAGCACCTCGGCGCGACGCTGGCGACGAGCGGCCTCGCCGTGTCGCTGTTCCCCGCGATGGGCGTCTTCGCCCGCTCCGGCGGTGGCTTCCTCTCGGACCGCGTCTTCGGCAGCCGACGGCGGCCCGTGACGATGCTGTCGTTCCTCGTGCCGGTCCCCGTCGTGGTGGCGATGACCCACACCTCGACCGTCGCCGTCGTCTTCGTGCTCGTCGTCCTCTCGGGCTTTTTCATCCAGCTCGCGGTCGGCCTGCTCTTCACCTATGTCCGCGAACTCGTTCGGCCGTCGGTGGCGACAACGGCGGTGGCGGCGCTCACCGGGGCGTCGTCGCTCGGGTCGTTCATCGCCCCCATAGCCGCGGGCGTCCTCATCGAGCGGACGGGGTCGTACCTCCCGGCCTTCCTGCTCGCGGCGCTCGTGGGGTTCGTCGGACTCGCGACGGCGTACGTCACGCCGGAACCGACCGCCGTCGGGACGCCGGCCGCCGATTAG
- a CDS encoding UxaA family hydrolase produces the protein MSAGSDLEPTPEAGQFEGYERPTGRIGVRNNVLVLPSVICSHVVADRIADAVPEAVSTPHGHGCAQIGSDNDQTRRTFLGLGSNPNVAGTVVVGLGCEVLQSDDVASRLDERGVPVRELSIQDVGGTEECVEAGVEHVRDLRRVARETAHTTAGLGDLTVGVVSSDLDDSTVAEADPLVGRLAESVVEAGGRVVVAGSERLTAHPDDARATAVDEATADAMDELLTRHRDYPAKATRIAAEAGGMEFADTTASWGGLPVSEVVDYGDRVAVDSGLAVLDAPSRFEEAATGLAAAGAQIVVHVTGDGIPAGHPVVPVVKVSGDADTVDALAEDIDVDATSADHAAVRERVLAVANGDPSRAERHGLTQFAITRVGPSM, from the coding sequence GTGAGCGCCGGGAGCGACCTCGAACCGACGCCCGAGGCCGGCCAGTTCGAGGGATACGAGCGGCCGACCGGGCGCATCGGCGTTCGCAATAACGTGCTCGTGCTCCCCTCAGTCATCTGCTCGCACGTGGTCGCCGACCGCATCGCTGACGCCGTCCCCGAGGCGGTCAGCACGCCCCACGGCCACGGCTGCGCCCAGATCGGCAGCGACAACGACCAGACGAGACGGACGTTCCTCGGCCTCGGCTCGAACCCGAACGTCGCGGGGACGGTCGTCGTCGGTCTCGGCTGTGAGGTGCTCCAGTCCGACGACGTGGCGAGCCGACTCGACGAGCGCGGCGTCCCCGTGCGCGAACTGTCGATCCAGGACGTCGGCGGCACAGAGGAGTGCGTCGAAGCGGGCGTCGAGCACGTCCGCGACCTCCGACGTGTCGCTCGGGAGACGGCCCACACGACGGCGGGGCTGGGCGACCTCACCGTCGGCGTCGTCAGCAGCGACCTCGACGACTCGACGGTCGCGGAGGCGGACCCACTTGTCGGCCGCCTTGCGGAGTCCGTCGTCGAGGCCGGCGGGCGCGTCGTCGTCGCCGGCAGTGAGCGCCTGACCGCCCACCCCGACGACGCGCGTGCGACAGCGGTCGACGAGGCGACCGCGGACGCGATGGACGAACTCCTCACCCGCCACCGCGACTATCCCGCGAAGGCGACGCGAATCGCCGCCGAGGCGGGCGGGATGGAGTTCGCGGACACCACCGCCTCGTGGGGCGGACTGCCGGTGAGCGAGGTCGTCGACTACGGCGACCGGGTCGCCGTCGACTCCGGGCTGGCCGTCCTCGACGCGCCCTCGCGGTTCGAGGAGGCCGCCACGGGACTCGCGGCCGCCGGTGCACAGATAGTCGTCCACGTCACCGGCGACGGCATCCCCGCGGGCCATCCAGTCGTCCCGGTGGTGAAGGTGTCCGGCGACGCCGATACCGTCGACGCGCTCGCCGAGGACATCGACGTCGACGCGACGAGCGCCGACCACGCTGCTGTCCGCGAGCGGGTGCTTGCAGTGGCGAACGGCGACCCGTCCCGGGCCGAAAGACACGGCCTGACCCAGTTCGCCATCACCCGCGTCGGCCCCTCGATGTAG
- a CDS encoding 3-hydroxyacyl-CoA dehydrogenase family protein: MIQHTAVVGAGDMGHGFAAHFALHGRDVTLIDHRQSNLEEAEARIREVVAFHDEEGLASASADEVLGRITFTLDRAEGVSDVDFVLETVPEELDLKREVFAALADAAPSDAVLASNTSGIPVTDIAAGNDATDRIVGCHWWYPPYLLEPVEVVRGEATSDATMERTTAFIEDIDREPVVVERDVPGFVWNRVQNAVVRECMHLAAEGVASVEDINTAIRDGYARRTAVIGPFETVDVGGLALYRTVAGNLYPHLSDADEPSDLYDEYLDAGRGGIEDGAGFFEYDVPAREVTRRRDEGLAALQRAIDEQRD; encoded by the coding sequence ATGATACAGCATACGGCGGTCGTCGGCGCGGGCGACATGGGACACGGATTCGCCGCCCACTTCGCGCTGCACGGCCGGGACGTGACGCTGATCGATCACCGGCAGTCGAACCTCGAGGAGGCCGAAGCGCGCATTCGCGAGGTCGTCGCGTTCCACGACGAGGAGGGCCTCGCCTCGGCGTCGGCCGACGAGGTGCTCGGCCGCATCACCTTTACACTCGACCGGGCCGAGGGCGTGAGCGACGTCGACTTCGTCCTCGAAACCGTGCCGGAGGAACTCGACCTCAAGCGCGAGGTGTTCGCGGCGCTGGCCGACGCCGCGCCGTCGGACGCGGTGCTCGCGAGCAACACCTCGGGCATCCCCGTCACCGACATCGCCGCGGGCAACGACGCCACCGACCGCATCGTCGGCTGTCACTGGTGGTACCCGCCGTACCTCCTGGAACCCGTCGAGGTGGTTCGCGGGGAGGCCACGAGCGACGCCACGATGGAGCGGACGACCGCGTTCATCGAGGACATCGACCGCGAGCCCGTCGTCGTCGAGCGCGACGTCCCCGGGTTCGTCTGGAACCGCGTCCAGAACGCCGTCGTCCGCGAGTGCATGCACCTCGCCGCGGAGGGCGTCGCCTCCGTCGAGGACATCAACACGGCCATCCGCGACGGCTACGCTCGCCGCACCGCAGTCATCGGGCCGTTCGAGACCGTCGACGTCGGCGGGCTCGCCCTGTATCGGACCGTCGCGGGCAACCTCTATCCCCACCTCTCTGACGCCGACGAACCGAGCGACCTGTACGACGAATACCTCGACGCCGGTCGCGGCGGCATCGAGGACGGCGCGGGCTTCTTCGAGTACGACGTCCCCGCCAGGGAGGTGACGCGCCGCCGCGACGAGGGGCTGGCGGCACTCCAGCGCGCAATCGACGAGCAGAGGGACTGA
- a CDS encoding SMP-30/gluconolactonase/LRE family protein translates to MSWEFERVAGPFETTEGPVWDGDGVLFTDMPTSRIMRYDATTGGCETFRTDTGNANGLKLGPDGGLYACEMGGRRVVRYEDDGGVTVVADGFEGGRLNSPNDLAFDAEGRLWFTDPFYDTDWVEHGDDLDLDHRSVYRADPGDDWTLTRMTHDTTNPNGLLVAPDDGTLYVAQSRYGEDNARELRAYPIDGDELGPYEVLHNFHPHRGIDGMCLDEAGNVVATAGADESGPGPMLYVFAPSGRVLETHPVPDPRPTNCCFGGDDLGTLYLTGYDGCLYRAETDRTGYLGAP, encoded by the coding sequence ATGAGCTGGGAATTCGAACGCGTTGCGGGCCCGTTCGAGACGACCGAGGGCCCCGTGTGGGACGGAGACGGCGTGCTGTTCACCGACATGCCGACGAGTCGGATCATGCGGTACGACGCGACGACGGGCGGGTGCGAGACGTTCCGGACGGACACCGGCAACGCGAACGGGCTGAAACTCGGCCCCGACGGCGGGCTATACGCCTGTGAGATGGGCGGCCGCCGGGTCGTCCGCTACGAGGACGACGGCGGTGTCACGGTCGTCGCCGACGGGTTCGAGGGGGGACGACTCAACAGCCCGAACGACCTCGCGTTCGACGCCGAGGGTCGCCTCTGGTTCACCGATCCCTTCTACGACACCGACTGGGTGGAGCACGGGGACGATCTGGACCTCGACCACCGGTCCGTCTACCGGGCGGACCCCGGTGACGACTGGACGCTCACCCGCATGACCCACGACACGACGAACCCCAACGGCCTCCTCGTCGCTCCCGACGACGGGACGCTATACGTCGCACAGAGCCGGTACGGCGAGGACAATGCTCGCGAACTCAGAGCGTACCCCATCGACGGCGACGAACTCGGCCCCTACGAGGTGTTGCACAACTTCCACCCGCACCGCGGCATCGACGGGATGTGCCTCGACGAGGCGGGGAACGTCGTCGCCACCGCGGGGGCCGACGAGAGTGGCCCCGGGCCGATGCTCTACGTCTTCGCGCCGTCCGGGCGGGTGCTGGAGACCCACCCGGTTCCGGACCCCCGTCCGACGAACTGCTGTTTCGGCGGCGACGACCTGGGAACGCTCTACCTGACCGGGTACGACGGGTGTCTGTACCGCGCCGAGACCGACCGGACCGGCTACCTCGGCGCGCCGTAG
- a CDS encoding UxaA family hydrolase, whose translation MVPTFTGFRRDDGRVGVRNHVAVIPTSVAASSIASRVASEAGAWARATPHQMGTTQPDETRDQTERVLAGVGRNPNVGAALVVELGTEDIDAEGLADRIARSGKPVETLSIRECGGTLTALDQGAERASDLNEAVGNVRREEADASELVFGVECGGSDATSGIAANPAVGDACDRLVEDGGTACFSETPEFIGAEHILADRAANEEVRKRLLAFVERRENLAKMMGVDIRGAQPSPGNKEGGLTTIEEKSLGAIAKGGTSPVNGIVGYGEDLPVGGGLVLMDTPGYDVESVVGKVAGGAQVVAFTTGRGSTTGNPIAPVIKVTGNPKTWERMSNNMDVNASTIIGGESLPTVGERTYDKLLAIADGDPTEAERRRLEEFAINEIQPNEIGELGTEVRT comes from the coding sequence ATGGTTCCGACTTTCACCGGATTCAGACGGGACGACGGACGGGTCGGCGTCCGAAATCACGTCGCCGTAATCCCAACGTCCGTCGCCGCCTCCAGCATCGCCTCGCGCGTGGCGAGCGAGGCCGGGGCGTGGGCCCGCGCGACCCCCCACCAGATGGGTACGACCCAACCCGACGAGACGCGCGACCAGACCGAGCGCGTCCTCGCCGGCGTCGGACGGAACCCGAACGTCGGTGCGGCGCTGGTCGTCGAACTCGGCACCGAGGACATCGACGCCGAGGGACTCGCCGACCGAATCGCCCGCTCCGGGAAACCCGTCGAGACGCTCTCCATCCGCGAGTGCGGCGGCACGCTGACCGCCCTCGACCAGGGGGCCGAACGGGCAAGCGACCTGAACGAGGCCGTCGGCAATGTTCGCCGCGAGGAGGCCGACGCCTCCGAACTAGTCTTCGGCGTCGAGTGCGGCGGCAGCGACGCCACCAGCGGCATCGCGGCCAACCCGGCCGTCGGCGACGCCTGCGACCGCCTCGTCGAGGACGGCGGCACCGCCTGCTTCAGCGAGACGCCGGAGTTCATCGGCGCCGAACACATCCTCGCCGACCGTGCGGCGAACGAGGAGGTGCGAAAGCGCCTGCTCGCCTTCGTCGAACGGCGCGAGAACCTCGCGAAGATGATGGGCGTCGACATCCGCGGCGCCCAGCCCTCGCCCGGTAACAAGGAAGGTGGGCTGACGACCATCGAGGAGAAGAGCCTCGGGGCCATCGCCAAAGGTGGCACCTCGCCGGTCAACGGCATCGTCGGCTACGGCGAGGACTTGCCAGTCGGCGGCGGCCTCGTCCTCATGGACACGCCCGGCTACGACGTCGAGAGCGTCGTCGGCAAGGTCGCCGGCGGCGCGCAGGTGGTCGCGTTCACAACCGGCCGCGGCAGCACCACCGGCAACCCAATCGCGCCCGTCATCAAGGTCACTGGCAACCCGAAGACCTGGGAGCGGATGTCGAACAACATGGACGTCAACGCCAGCACCATCATCGGCGGCGAGTCGCTCCCGACCGTCGGCGAGCGGACGTACGACAAACTGCTGGCCATCGCGGACGGCGACCCGACCGAGGCCGAGCGGCGACGCCTCGAGGAGTTCGCCATCAACGAGATCCAGCCGAACGAGATCGGCGAACTCGGCACGGAGGTCCGGACGTGA
- a CDS encoding Gfo/Idh/MocA family protein, whose translation MTYRAGIIGAGGIAGLGILGLHDEEDIGTRKFPESHAGGYHATEDIDLVAVADVDEGKLDTFGEAWDLPPERRYVGHEAMLAAEELDVVSVCTPSFLHHQHVLDAARSSADPDVIWCEKPIASGVGEAEEMCEVCAETDTELVINHSFRFTDKLRTLRDHVRDGLIGEVKAVTAQFRRELLRNSTHLIDTLVYLLDARPRRVSGFINGENDAVTALEGDREVDDSGGGGFVVMDDGTFVSIDCTVARDISSMTFQLVGTEGKLYINNDDGEWRYWALEDGAHVEKPIPGIEDAWRWDEDYRGSFANAARHVADLLNGEAENRSPGEEAARSVEVIVGFYISHYTGGHVSVPFDRPLKDVTITSW comes from the coding sequence ATGACGTACCGAGCGGGCATCATCGGCGCGGGCGGCATCGCCGGACTTGGCATCCTCGGCCTCCACGACGAGGAAGACATCGGGACCAGGAAGTTCCCCGAGAGCCACGCCGGCGGCTACCACGCGACCGAGGACATCGACCTCGTCGCCGTCGCCGACGTCGACGAGGGGAAACTGGACACGTTCGGCGAGGCGTGGGACCTCCCTCCGGAACGCCGCTACGTCGGCCACGAGGCGATGCTGGCGGCCGAAGAACTGGACGTCGTCTCGGTCTGTACCCCCTCGTTCCTCCACCACCAGCACGTCCTCGACGCGGCGCGATCGTCGGCAGACCCCGATGTCATCTGGTGTGAGAAACCCATCGCTTCGGGCGTCGGGGAGGCAGAGGAGATGTGCGAGGTCTGCGCGGAGACGGACACCGAACTCGTCATCAACCACTCGTTCCGCTTCACCGACAAACTCCGGACGCTCCGCGACCACGTCCGGGACGGCCTCATCGGCGAGGTGAAGGCCGTCACCGCGCAGTTCCGCCGCGAACTGCTCCGGAACTCGACGCACCTCATCGATACCCTGGTCTACCTACTCGACGCCCGGCCGCGGCGGGTCAGCGGCTTCATCAACGGCGAGAACGACGCCGTGACGGCCCTGGAGGGGGACCGCGAGGTCGACGACTCCGGCGGCGGCGGGTTCGTAGTCATGGACGACGGCACGTTCGTCTCCATCGACTGCACGGTCGCCCGCGACATCTCGTCGATGACGTTCCAGTTAGTCGGCACTGAGGGGAAACTCTACATCAACAACGACGACGGCGAGTGGCGCTACTGGGCGCTCGAGGACGGAGCTCACGTCGAGAAGCCGATTCCGGGCATCGAGGACGCGTGGCGCTGGGACGAGGACTACCGCGGTTCGTTCGCCAACGCCGCCCGGCATGTCGCGGACCTGCTGAACGGCGAGGCCGAGAACCGCTCGCCGGGCGAGGAGGCCGCCCGGTCCGTCGAGGTCATCGTGGGCTTCTACATCTCCCACTACACCGGCGGCCACGTCTCGGTGCCGTTCGACCGGCCGCTGAAGGACGTGACCATCACCTCATGGTGA